In Acidimicrobiales bacterium, one genomic interval encodes:
- a CDS encoding universal stress protein, translated as MGVDVYSNVVVGAHKSDSARAAVEQATQLARTTGAHLHLVTSVAKDAGPESAERKDAERSLEAMLVGVGTVPCSTHVIPGDVAKGIVSVAEDVGADLIVVGNKRMQGAGRVLGSVPNDVAHTAPCAVLIAKTT; from the coding sequence ATGGGGGTGGACGTGTACAGCAACGTCGTCGTGGGGGCCCACAAGTCCGACAGCGCGCGAGCGGCGGTCGAGCAGGCCACGCAGCTGGCCCGGACCACCGGCGCCCACCTGCATCTGGTGACCTCGGTTGCGAAGGACGCCGGCCCCGAATCGGCCGAGCGCAAGGACGCCGAGCGCTCGCTCGAGGCCATGCTCGTCGGCGTCGGGACCGTCCCGTGCTCCACTCACGTGATCCCCGGCGACGTGGCCAAGGGGATCGTGTCGGTGGCCGAGGACGTCGGCGCCGACCTGATCGTCGTCGGCAACAAGCGCATGCAGGGCGCCGGCCGGGTCCTCGGCAGCGTCCCCAACGACGTGGCCCACACCGCCCCCTGCGCGGTGCTCATCGCCAAGACCACCTGA
- a CDS encoding DUF1501 domain-containing protein yields MAPPDTPSRPSRSGLTRRSFLQGVAGVLAAGSAVRLLGPEAAGAAGLSGLTGASGLAGAAAAFGTTLPPGTPIVVVVELAGANDILNTVVPFAVPTTTGHYRTARPGIGITRLVTARPYGPPPAGDYLPPALDLDGQWALHGALPFLANRWHTNGDVAIVKGTGENVVRDMSHFAAMAFRWAGAFGGSLMNTGWLGRYNDLVNPHQPLGAVSLAGTHQSLASVNSPSVAIDDLDTFNFIASNVPDRDRFFSEVSAFGEADSSALNKVGTASEALELARQASTTARAVPKLGQSGGSASLAGQLATAASLILGNVPCQTYVATLGAFDTHGSQPYNHWDRLTLLNAGLAHFFSLIDGSPRAGDVFVVIQSEFGRQVIQNAGQGTDHGQATDTIIVGGGVQGGFYGQAPSLAPAARDADSMVATVDFRSVYATVLNRLGGDPNLTDEAQGRDESGQPFADLGVFAGAESAAVGAPAVPSGAEAFGADGASVPPADPAVPAAVEPYVVAQI; encoded by the coding sequence ATGGCACCTCCTGACACCCCGTCCCGACCCTCCCGGTCCGGCCTCACCCGGCGCTCGTTCCTCCAGGGGGTTGCCGGCGTGCTCGCGGCCGGATCCGCCGTGCGCCTGCTCGGCCCGGAGGCGGCCGGCGCCGCCGGCCTGTCTGGCCTGACCGGCGCGTCGGGTCTCGCCGGTGCCGCCGCGGCGTTCGGCACCACCCTGCCTCCCGGCACGCCCATCGTGGTCGTGGTCGAGCTCGCCGGCGCCAACGACATCCTCAACACGGTCGTGCCCTTCGCGGTCCCGACCACCACCGGGCACTACCGCACGGCCCGGCCGGGCATCGGCATCACCCGCCTGGTCACCGCCCGCCCGTACGGCCCGCCCCCGGCCGGCGACTACCTGCCCCCTGCCCTCGACCTCGACGGACAGTGGGCCCTGCACGGGGCGCTGCCCTTCCTGGCCAACCGCTGGCACACCAACGGCGACGTCGCCATCGTCAAGGGCACCGGCGAGAACGTGGTCCGGGACATGAGCCACTTCGCGGCCATGGCATTCCGGTGGGCCGGCGCCTTCGGCGGCTCGCTGATGAACACGGGCTGGCTGGGTCGCTACAACGACCTCGTCAACCCACACCAGCCTCTCGGCGCGGTGTCGCTGGCCGGCACCCACCAGTCCCTGGCCTCGGTGAACAGCCCCTCGGTGGCCATCGACGATCTCGACACCTTCAACTTCATCGCCTCGAACGTCCCCGACCGTGACCGCTTCTTCTCCGAGGTGAGCGCCTTCGGCGAGGCCGACTCGTCGGCGCTCAACAAGGTCGGCACCGCCTCGGAGGCGCTCGAGCTCGCCCGCCAGGCGTCGACGACGGCGCGAGCGGTCCCGAAGCTGGGCCAGAGCGGCGGCTCGGCGTCGCTCGCCGGCCAGCTGGCCACAGCGGCGTCGCTCATCCTGGGCAACGTGCCCTGCCAGACCTACGTGGCCACCCTCGGCGCCTTCGACACCCACGGCAGCCAGCCGTACAACCACTGGGACCGGCTCACCCTGCTGAACGCCGGGTTGGCCCACTTCTTCTCGCTCATCGACGGCAGCCCCCGGGCTGGCGACGTGTTCGTGGTGATCCAGAGCGAGTTCGGTCGCCAGGTGATCCAGAACGCCGGCCAGGGCACCGACCACGGCCAGGCGACCGACACGATCATCGTGGGCGGCGGCGTGCAGGGTGGGTTCTACGGCCAGGCCCCGAGCCTCGCCCCGGCAGCGCGCGACGCCGACTCGATGGTGGCCACCGTCGACTTCCGCTCGGTGTACGCCACCGTGCTGAACCGCCTCGGCGGCGACCCCAACCTCACCGACGAGGCCCAGGGACGCGACGAGAGCGGCCAGCCCTTCGCCGACCTCGGCGTCTTCGCCGGCGCCGAATCGGCTGCCGTCGGCGCGCCTGCCGTCCCGAGCGGAGCGGAGGCCTTCGGCGCCGATGGTGCGTCGGTCCCGCCGGCGGACCCCGCCGTCCCGGCGGCCGTCGAACCGTACGTCGTCGCCCAGATCTGA
- a CDS encoding DUF1800 family protein, translating into MATVEEQVAHIWRRLGFGAVRKEINAGIAMGTGELVKALFRKPLTPFDAAGFPVASADQNRHAQRQLELMAFGPSSTGSATTSPNYNPLQERLTWTLQGLLVVGIADSVYVEDMRKYVASLRGALKGTATYRQLVRDVITGPGMIKYLTADRNTKAHPNQNLGRELLELFCLGRVDPVTGAQNYTQTDVIEVSRALSGWRYDWGDGTSYFDAGEWDNGPKTFLGAARGAADLDDVLAAIVAHPSWKRYAVARLYRDFTGLSATPSVVTALSASWGTDGNIKRVVKAIAKRPEFLSDQAIFNRTKTPVERLVAAARLLGWPGLGSDINLPWFLARMAQTPWSPPNVSGWPKGDQWLNATNLHSWSDVANHMAMRGFTWDGSIVGTINPMVTKVHTRATAATAATFVMKQAGLTPVSPRTHAALNDYATAGSWTPARAAALLNLVLLTPEFLAN; encoded by the coding sequence ATGGCAACGGTCGAGGAGCAGGTGGCGCACATCTGGCGCCGCCTGGGCTTCGGGGCGGTGCGCAAGGAGATCAACGCCGGCATCGCCATGGGCACGGGCGAGCTCGTCAAGGCGCTGTTCCGCAAGCCGCTGACGCCGTTCGACGCCGCCGGCTTTCCGGTGGCGTCGGCCGATCAGAACCGCCACGCCCAGCGCCAACTCGAACTGATGGCCTTCGGCCCGTCGTCGACGGGCAGCGCCACCACCTCGCCGAACTACAACCCGCTCCAGGAGCGCCTGACCTGGACGCTGCAGGGCCTGCTGGTCGTGGGCATCGCCGACAGCGTCTACGTCGAGGACATGCGGAAGTACGTGGCCAGCCTGCGTGGCGCGTTGAAGGGCACCGCCACCTACCGCCAGCTGGTCCGGGACGTCATCACCGGCCCCGGGATGATCAAGTACCTCACCGCCGACCGCAACACGAAGGCGCACCCGAACCAGAACCTGGGGCGGGAGCTGCTCGAGCTGTTCTGCCTCGGTCGGGTCGACCCGGTGACCGGCGCGCAGAACTACACCCAGACCGACGTCATCGAGGTGTCCCGGGCGCTCTCGGGATGGCGCTACGACTGGGGGGACGGCACCAGCTACTTCGATGCCGGCGAGTGGGACAACGGGCCGAAGACCTTCCTCGGTGCGGCCCGGGGCGCCGCCGACCTCGACGACGTGCTCGCCGCCATCGTGGCCCACCCGTCGTGGAAGCGGTACGCCGTCGCCCGCCTCTACCGCGACTTCACCGGCCTCAGCGCGACACCGTCCGTCGTCACGGCCCTGTCGGCGTCGTGGGGCACGGACGGCAACATCAAGCGGGTGGTGAAGGCCATCGCGAAGCGGCCCGAGTTCCTGTCCGACCAGGCCATCTTCAACCGCACCAAGACGCCGGTCGAGCGCCTCGTGGCCGCGGCCCGTCTGCTCGGTTGGCCGGGGCTCGGGTCCGACATCAACCTGCCGTGGTTCCTCGCCCGCATGGCGCAGACACCCTGGTCCCCGCCGAACGTGTCGGGCTGGCCGAAGGGCGACCAGTGGTTGAACGCCACGAACCTGCACTCGTGGTCGGACGTGGCCAACCACATGGCGATGCGCGGCTTCACCTGGGACGGGTCGATCGTGGGGACGATCAACCCGATGGTCACGAAGGTCCACACCCGGGCGACGGCCGCAACGGCCGCGACCTTCGTGATGAAGCAGGCCGGGCTGACCCCGGTGTCGCCCCGCACCCATGCCGCGCTGAACGACTACGCCACCGCCGGATCGTGGACGCCGGCCCGGGCGGCGGCGCTGCTGAACCTCGTCCTGCTCACCCCCGAGTTCCTGGCCAACTGA
- a CDS encoding ATP-binding protein encodes MVERRSAASRVRAALDRAPVVVLTGPRQAGKTTLARAVVDAPEVNFFDLEDPRDDARLGAPTLTLPGLDGTIVIDEAQRRDDLFPILRVLVDEDRRNGRFLVLGSASPDLVGLAADSLAGRVALVELTGLELVDVGAGALDRLWGRGGLPLSYLAETEERSVDWREDYVRSFLERDLANLGVRIPATTMRRFWTMVGHFHGQTWNGAEIARSLAVSQPTVRRYLDALTDALVIRQLQPWHANIAKRQIRSPKVYVRDTGLLHRLLGIDDHQDLLAHPKLGASWEGFVIEQLLVRADVRDAWFWGTHGGGEIDLLVDHSGERIGVEVKRTDAPRLTPSIRNAIDDLALDRVLVAHAGRDRFALAPQVEAVGAAELLTKGLS; translated from the coding sequence ATGGTCGAGCGCCGGTCCGCCGCCTCCCGGGTGCGAGCCGCGCTCGACCGGGCGCCGGTGGTCGTCCTGACCGGGCCACGCCAAGCGGGCAAGACCACACTGGCGCGAGCCGTCGTCGACGCTCCCGAGGTCAACTTCTTCGATCTGGAGGACCCGCGGGACGATGCTCGGCTCGGTGCGCCGACGCTCACCCTGCCCGGCCTCGACGGCACGATCGTCATCGACGAGGCCCAACGCCGCGACGACCTCTTCCCGATCCTGCGGGTGCTGGTCGACGAGGACCGACGCAACGGGCGGTTCCTCGTGCTCGGCTCGGCCTCCCCCGACCTCGTCGGCCTGGCCGCCGACAGCCTCGCCGGCCGCGTGGCCCTCGTCGAGCTGACCGGCCTGGAGCTCGTCGATGTCGGGGCCGGTGCGCTCGACCGGCTCTGGGGCCGAGGAGGCCTCCCGCTCTCCTACCTCGCCGAGACCGAGGAGCGCTCCGTCGACTGGCGTGAGGACTACGTCAGGTCGTTCCTGGAGCGCGACCTCGCCAACCTCGGGGTCCGCATCCCCGCCACGACGATGCGGCGCTTCTGGACCATGGTCGGCCACTTCCACGGCCAGACCTGGAACGGCGCCGAGATCGCCCGGAGCCTCGCCGTGTCACAGCCGACCGTCCGCCGCTACCTCGACGCCCTCACGGACGCACTCGTCATCCGGCAGCTCCAGCCATGGCACGCGAACATCGCGAAACGTCAGATCCGGTCTCCCAAGGTCTACGTCCGCGACACCGGCCTCCTGCACCGGCTGCTCGGGATCGACGACCACCAGGATCTGCTCGCCCACCCCAAGCTCGGCGCGAGCTGGGAGGGCTTCGTCATCGAGCAGCTGCTCGTGCGCGCCGACGTCCGCGACGCGTGGTTCTGGGGCACACACGGTGGCGGCGAGATCGACCTGCTGGTCGACCACAGCGGCGAGCGCATCGGCGTCGAGGTCAAGCGCACCGACGCCCCGCGCCTGACACCGTCGATCCGCAACGCCATCGATGACCTCGCGCTGGACCGAGTCCTCGTCGCTCACGCCGGCCGCGACCGCTTCGCTCTCGCGCCTCAGGTCGAGGCGGTCGGCGCCGCCGAGCTCCTCACGAAGGGCCTCTCCTGA